DNA from Streptomyces sp. NBC_01260:
GCGGACCAGCCGTTCGAGGTCCGCGCAGTAGACGGACGGGTTGATGAAGCCGTTCTCTGCGCGATAGCGGTGGGCGTAGTGGCCGCCGCCGCAGACGGTCAGCAGCGGGCAGCCGCGGCAGGCGGCGGCGAGCGCGCCCGCTCCTGCCTGTCGGGCGGCGACACCGGGGTGGCGCAGGGCGTCGTCGAAGGTGTGCCGGAAGACGTCGAGTCCGGTGGCGGCCGCCGTGTCGTAGGCGGACTTGAGGGAGTCGACCTGTTCGATCGACCCATCGGTCTCGACCACGACCGCGTTGACGGGGTCGAGACCGAGAGATTCGGTGGCGGCGGGCAGACCGAGGAGCAGGGCGACGCACTCCTCGAAGAGCCGGATCCGGGTCTCCCGCCGGGCCGCCGGCCACCAGCGGTCGAAGACGGCGCACAGCCAGTCGCCGTACGGGGTGGCGCGGCCCGACCCCGGTCCCGTCGGGATGTCCGCCAGGTCCGGCAGACCGGGCGGTGGGCTGGTCCAGTTGCCGTGCGGCAGGAGCAGGTCCAGGGCCGGCGGGCGCAGGGCGAGCAGCGACTCGTACATCTCCAGGGGGTCGGTGCGCGGGTCCACGACGGTGAGGATGCCCGCGTACGCGTCGGGGTGGTGGTCGGCGAGGAGCCGGGCGCCGCGCGAGGCGGCGGGCCAGGAGGGGCGGCCCGCGTGGTCGATGCGCTGGGTGTTGTGGGCGGCCAGGCCGCCGTCCAGGCTGATGCCGATGCTGATGCCGTGCCGGGCGAGCGTGGTGACGCCCGCGTCGGTGAGCAGAGTGGCGTTGGTCTGGACGGTCGCGTGGACGGCGCAGCCGCCGGGCACCCGTTCCCGCACCCGGTCGGCGAGGGCGGCCAGCCGGGCCGGGCCCGCGAGCAGGGGTTCGCCGCCGTGCAGCACCAGGGCGACGTGCCTCAGCCGGTGGGCGGCCGCGTGTTCGGCGATCCGGTCCGCGGTGCGGTCCAGGACGGCGGGCGCGGCGGCGGCCGGCCGGCTCCGCCAGGTCCGGTCGGGGCCCTCGTACAGGTAGCAGTACCGGCAGGCCAGGTTGCAGCGGCCGTGCACCTTCACGATGAACTGCCCGAACGGCACGGGTGGGGGCGAGCCCGCGCCACCGCGCTCCGGTGACGCGGCCGGGCGCGGGGCTGCGTCCGCGCGCGGCGGCCCGCCGCCCCCGTCCGCGTTCCGCTCCCGTTCCGTGTACCGCTGTGCGGGCCGCTCCCCGTGCGGTGTCGTCCGTCGGACCACTCCGGCACCCCCGTGCTGTACGTCTGCCGGGACGGTCACCGGTACCGGCCCAGGGTGAGTATCCCCGGCGCGCGGCGCGAACCGGCCCGTCCCGGACCATGATGTCCTGATCGACCCCGCCCCGGGCCAAAACCATGCGCCGGGGCGCGGTGCCGCCCGGCTCAGAAGGCGTTGTTGAATCCCCAGAGCATCTCCCGCGGCTGCTCGGCCCGGCCGCGCAGATCCGCGACCACCTCCGCCAGCACCGGGTGGTGAAGGGTCCGCAGGGTCTCCAGATCAAGGCCCAGCAGATCCGGCAGCGCGCCCGCGGCTCCGGACGCACCGCCGCCCGTGCCGCCGGGCACAGCCGCTCCGTCGTTACGTGTCGACTTGCTCATCACGCCTCCCCGTACTCAGCACCGGGCCCGCCGCGCCGCGCTCGCCGTTGAGCGCACACCGCCGGTCCCACGTCCCTGACCCGCTTCGTCCTGCTGTCCGCGCCGCCGCCCGGCGCCGCCCGGCGCCGGTCACGCGCCGGTCGTACCCGTACCCGGTCCGGGCGCACCGCCGTGCCGGGTGCTCATCGTTGAGCACTCAGCGCTCCAGGCCGGCCAGCCGTTCGGCGGTCCACTCGCCCGCCGCTCCGCCGCCGTCCGGCAGCTTGCGCCACTCCAGGCGGGCCGCCCGGTACGCCTCTCGCGCGGCCCGGGGGCGCCCCGCTCTCTCATATGTCATACCCCGCCAGTGGTTGGCTGTAGCACCCAACTCCACTGCCTCCCGAAGCTGTTGCGGACTGTCCAGCTCCGTTTGGGCCGTCGCGGCGCAGGCGGCGGCCGAGCGGAAGGCGTCCGCCGCCTCGTCGCGCCGGGACGGCCGGGCCAGCACGTCGGCGGCCTCCAGCTGGGCCCTGCCCAGCTCAAGCCAGCAGCGCGCCGCGGTCAGCGGGGCCGCGGCCTCCTGCGCCGCCAGCCCGAAGAGGTACTCGGCCTCCCGCAGGTCGACCCGGTCCGCGGTGGCCCGGTGCCGCAGCATCAGGGCCCGGCCGAGCATCAGCAGCCGCTCGGACTGATGCGCACCGCCGGCCGGGGTCTCGGTCCGGCAGTCGCGCAGCACGCGCACCGCGGCACCGATGTGCCCTGCGCCGTCCGGCAGTTCGGCGCGGCGCAGCAGCGTGCCGCCCCATTCCGCGAGCAGATCGGTGTGGGCCCGGGAGTCCCGCGGGATTCCCCGGGCCGCTCGGGCGAACCAGTCGGCGGCTGAGACGAGTTCGTCCGGATCGCCGGTGTGGTCATAGCGGGCGACCCGGACCCGCCCGGCCCTGGTCTGAAGCTGGGCGCGCTGGCGCTGCTCCCGTACGGTCTCCAGCGCCTGGCCGGTCAGGACCGCGGCCTCGTCCGGTTCCTCGCCGGAGGCCAGCAGCGCGTCCACCAGGTCGAGCACGATGCGGACCTCGGTGCCCATGGTGTGCCGGCCGCCCTGGGCGAAGGCCGTACGCAGCGAGCGGGCCGCCTGCCGGGCGAACTCCCTGGACCGCTCCGTGTCCTCGGTGGCCCCGGCCAGTTTCAGCAGGGTCCGGCCGTGCTGGAGCGGGAGGGCGGCCGGCCGGTTCTCCTGGTCGGGCCAGGAGTCGGCGAACGCCTCCAGCATCCCGCAGGCGCTCTGCAGCAGGGCGCTGTCACCGTCGAGCCGCCACTGCGCCTCCAGGGCCCGCACCCGCTCCAGGGTGAGCCGCAGCGCCTCGGCCGGCGCGAGGCCGGGGGCCGCGCAGGCGGCGGT
Protein-coding regions in this window:
- the fxsA gene encoding FxSxx-COOH cyclophane-containing RiPP peptide; its protein translation is MSKSTRNDGAAVPGGTGGGASGAAGALPDLLGLDLETLRTLHHPVLAEVVADLRGRAEQPREMLWGFNNAF
- a CDS encoding FxsB family cyclophane-forming radical SAM/SPASM peptide maturase — protein: MPFGQFIVKVHGRCNLACRYCYLYEGPDRTWRSRPAAAAPAVLDRTADRIAEHAAAHRLRHVALVLHGGEPLLAGPARLAALADRVRERVPGGCAVHATVQTNATLLTDAGVTTLARHGISIGISLDGGLAAHNTQRIDHAGRPSWPAASRGARLLADHHPDAYAGILTVVDPRTDPLEMYESLLALRPPALDLLLPHGNWTSPPPGLPDLADIPTGPGSGRATPYGDWLCAVFDRWWPAARRETRIRLFEECVALLLGLPAATESLGLDPVNAVVVETDGSIEQVDSLKSAYDTAAATGLDVFRHTFDDALRHPGVAARQAGAGALAAACRGCPLLTVCGGGHYAHRYRAENGFINPSVYCADLERLVRHVADQLADATAGDPP